A window from Actinomycetospora corticicola encodes these proteins:
- a CDS encoding sugar ABC transporter substrate-binding protein, with the protein MRGPTGRRPRRRPALALLTTALLALVAGCSGAGALGAADGVETVTVAIVSNPQMEDAITLSPEFERENPGIRLRFVTLSENEARAKITASVATGGGEFDVVMISNYETPQWAQNGWLTDLEPLMAQTPGYDRADFLPTVRDALSYEGRMYSVPFYAESSFLMYRTDLFAQAGLTMPPQPTWPQVADAAARLDDRQRGGNTAGICLRGKPGWGEMMAPFNTVVNTFGGRWYDPQWNAQLTSPQFEQATQFYVDLARAHGIAGGSQAGFSECGTAFSQGNVAMWYDSTSAAGTVVNPEDSRVVGKVGFVPAPVVATPSSGWLYSWSLAIPKTSPRVDAAWKFMSWMTSKQYIQRVGTELGWESAPPGSRTSTYDNPQYQQAAGAFANTVRDAIVRANPQQPTVEPVPYQGVQFLRIPEFQDLGTRVSQQLSAAIAGQITPAEALEQSQEYATTVGESYQR; encoded by the coding sequence GTGCGGGGACCGACGGGACGACGACCGCGGCGGCGCCCCGCGCTGGCGCTGCTCACGACGGCGCTGCTCGCGCTCGTCGCGGGATGTTCGGGTGCGGGGGCCCTCGGCGCGGCCGACGGCGTGGAGACCGTGACGGTCGCGATCGTCTCCAACCCGCAGATGGAGGACGCGATCACGCTCTCGCCCGAGTTCGAGCGGGAGAACCCCGGCATCCGCCTGCGGTTCGTGACGCTCTCGGAGAACGAGGCCCGCGCCAAGATCACCGCGTCCGTGGCGACCGGCGGCGGCGAGTTCGACGTCGTCATGATCTCGAACTACGAGACGCCGCAGTGGGCGCAGAACGGCTGGCTCACCGACCTCGAGCCGCTGATGGCGCAGACGCCCGGCTACGACCGCGCCGACTTCCTGCCCACGGTCCGCGACGCGCTCTCCTACGAGGGCCGGATGTACTCGGTGCCGTTCTACGCCGAGTCCTCGTTCCTCATGTACCGCACCGACCTCTTCGCCCAGGCCGGCCTGACGATGCCGCCACAGCCGACCTGGCCGCAGGTCGCCGACGCCGCCGCCCGGCTCGACGACCGGCAGCGCGGCGGGAACACCGCCGGCATCTGCCTGCGCGGCAAGCCCGGCTGGGGCGAGATGATGGCGCCGTTCAACACCGTGGTGAACACCTTCGGCGGCCGCTGGTACGACCCGCAGTGGAACGCCCAGCTGACCAGCCCGCAGTTCGAGCAGGCCACGCAGTTCTACGTCGACCTGGCGCGGGCGCACGGCATCGCCGGCGGCTCGCAGGCCGGGTTCTCCGAGTGCGGCACCGCGTTCAGCCAGGGCAACGTCGCCATGTGGTACGACTCGACCTCCGCGGCCGGGACCGTCGTCAACCCGGAGGACTCGCGGGTGGTGGGCAAGGTCGGGTTCGTCCCGGCGCCCGTCGTCGCGACCCCCAGCTCGGGCTGGCTGTACTCCTGGTCGCTCGCGATCCCGAAGACCTCGCCGCGGGTCGACGCCGCCTGGAAGTTCATGAGCTGGATGACGTCCAAGCAGTACATCCAGCGCGTGGGCACCGAGCTCGGGTGGGAGTCCGCGCCGCCCGGATCGCGCACCTCGACCTACGACAACCCGCAGTACCAGCAGGCCGCGGGCGCCTTCGCCAACACGGTCCGCGACGCGATCGTGCGCGCCAACCCGCAGCAGCCGACGGTGGAGCCGGTGCCCTACCAGGGCGTGCAGTTCCTGCGCATCCCCGAGTTCCAGGACCTCGGCACCCGGGTGAGTCAGCAGCTGTCCGCCGCGATCGCCGGGCAGATCACGCCCGCCGAGGCGCTCGAGCAGTCCCAGGAGTACGCGACGACGGTGGGGGAGAGCTACCAGCGATGA
- a CDS encoding carbohydrate ABC transporter permease: MTSTLERPAAPSGPPPAPGQTPTRSARAEGWVRRAPLLPALIFTIIVTQIPFLLTIFYSLQSWNLVRPGSQQWVWFDNYVSVFQDSQFRGVALNTVIMTLGSVLIAVVLGLVLALLLNRHFIGRGVVRTLLVTPFLITPVAAALLWKTTLLDPTYGLINFVLSPFGVGEEAWISDFPLASVMVALIWQWTPFMMLLLLAGLQSMPTDQIEAARMDGAGAWAIFRELTLPHLRRFIELGTVLGAIYLVNTFDAVYMITQGGPGTASANLPFYIYQRAFLGFDIGQSAAMGVVVVVMTIIVATFALRLVFRSFGAAEGSN; encoded by the coding sequence ATGACGTCCACACTCGAGCGTCCCGCGGCCCCCTCCGGGCCACCGCCGGCCCCGGGCCAGACCCCGACCCGGTCGGCGCGCGCGGAGGGGTGGGTCCGGCGGGCCCCGCTGCTGCCCGCCCTGATCTTCACGATCATCGTCACGCAGATCCCGTTCCTGCTGACGATCTTCTACTCGCTCCAGTCGTGGAACCTCGTGCGGCCGGGCTCCCAGCAGTGGGTCTGGTTCGACAACTACGTCAGCGTCTTCCAGGACTCGCAGTTCCGCGGCGTCGCGCTCAACACGGTGATCATGACCCTCGGGTCGGTGCTCATCGCGGTCGTGCTCGGCCTGGTGCTCGCCCTGCTGCTCAACCGGCACTTCATCGGCCGCGGCGTGGTGCGCACCCTGCTGGTGACCCCGTTCCTCATCACCCCGGTCGCGGCGGCGCTGCTCTGGAAGACGACGCTGCTCGACCCGACCTACGGCCTGATCAACTTCGTCCTCTCGCCGTTCGGGGTCGGCGAGGAGGCGTGGATCTCGGACTTCCCGCTCGCCTCGGTGATGGTCGCCCTGATCTGGCAGTGGACGCCGTTCATGATGCTGCTGCTGCTCGCCGGCCTGCAGTCGATGCCGACCGACCAGATCGAGGCCGCGCGCATGGACGGCGCGGGCGCCTGGGCGATCTTCCGCGAACTGACGCTGCCGCACCTGCGCCGCTTCATCGAGCTGGGCACGGTGCTCGGCGCGATCTACCTGGTGAACACCTTCGACGCGGTCTACATGATCACGCAGGGCGGGCCGGGGACGGCCTCGGCGAACCTGCCGTTCTACATCTACCAGCGGGCGTTCCTCGGCTTCGACATCGGCCAGTCGGCCGCCATGGGCGTCGTCGTCGTGGTCATGACGATCATCGTGGCGACCTTCGCGCTGCGCCTGGTCTTCCGGAGCTTCGGCGCCGCCGAGGGGAGCAACTGA
- a CDS encoding carbohydrate ABC transporter permease, which translates to MATTTERQPATAAPAPAEREPRRSSRTGPVLLTTLTWILGIGFFFPVLWMILTAFKTEGDAQSSPPTFVFTPTFEQFRTVFDAGIGPYLANSLGATVISTVLVLLLATPAAFALSMRPVEKTQDVLFFFISTKMLPVVAAIVPIYVVVNNVGLLDNIWTLIVLYTAMNLPIAVWMMRSFFLEVPSELLEAASMDGASLARTLREVVLPIISPGIFATALICVIFSWNEFFFAVNLTSANAGTMPTFLVQFVTSQGLYFAQLSAAATLAALPVILAGWVAQNKLVQGLSFGAVK; encoded by the coding sequence ATGGCCACCACCACGGAGCGCCAGCCGGCCACCGCCGCCCCGGCCCCGGCCGAGCGCGAGCCCCGTCGGTCCTCGCGGACCGGCCCCGTCCTCCTGACGACGCTGACCTGGATCCTCGGCATCGGGTTCTTCTTCCCGGTGCTGTGGATGATCCTCACGGCGTTCAAGACCGAGGGCGACGCCCAGTCGAGCCCGCCGACCTTCGTCTTCACGCCGACCTTCGAGCAGTTCCGCACGGTGTTCGACGCCGGGATCGGGCCCTACCTCGCGAACTCGCTCGGCGCGACCGTGATCTCGACGGTCCTGGTGCTGCTCCTCGCCACGCCCGCGGCGTTCGCGCTCTCGATGCGGCCGGTGGAGAAGACGCAGGACGTCCTGTTCTTCTTCATCTCGACGAAGATGCTGCCGGTCGTCGCGGCGATCGTGCCGATCTACGTCGTGGTCAACAACGTCGGGCTGCTCGACAACATCTGGACCCTGATCGTCCTCTACACCGCGATGAACCTGCCGATCGCGGTGTGGATGATGCGCTCGTTCTTCCTCGAGGTGCCGAGCGAACTGCTCGAGGCGGCCTCGATGGACGGCGCGTCGCTGGCGCGGACGCTGCGCGAGGTGGTCCTGCCGATCATCTCGCCCGGCATCTTCGCGACCGCGCTGATCTGCGTGATCTTCTCGTGGAACGAGTTCTTCTTCGCGGTCAACCTGACCTCGGCCAACGCGGGCACGATGCCGACGTTCCTCGTCCAGTTCGTGACCTCGCAGGGCCTCTATTTCGCGCAGCTGTCCGCAGCCGCGACCCTGGCCGCCCTCCCGGTGATCCTCGCCGGGTGGGTGGCGCAGAACAAGCTGGTGCAGGGTCTGTCGTTCGGCGCGGTCAAGTGA
- a CDS encoding ABC transporter ATP-binding protein codes for MAEVVFDQASRIYTPGATPAVDQLSLTVDDGELVVLVGPSGSGKSTALRMLAGLEPIDAGSLRIDGRDVVDVASKDRDIAMVFQSYALYPSKTVRDNMAFPLKMRGMDKDEQAKRVNDAAEILGLTEYLDRKPKALSGGQRQRVAMGRAIVREPQVFLMDEPLSNLDAKMRVQTRAQIAGLQNRLDVTTVYVTHDQVEAMTMGDRVAVLRDGKLQQYATPSELYDRPVNAFVAGFIGSPAMNLLDLRRAGNGVTLGGVEVPLTREVRDAAGDGSSVTVGVRPEDLALTDGDGVKAVIDVVEELGSESYLYAHLAEDESTTLVVRGPGRTKVRYGETIAVRIDPDAVHAFDASSGERLAS; via the coding sequence ATGGCCGAAGTGGTGTTCGACCAGGCGTCGCGGATCTACACGCCGGGCGCGACGCCCGCCGTCGACCAGCTGAGCCTGACCGTGGACGACGGCGAGCTCGTGGTGCTCGTCGGTCCGTCGGGTTCCGGGAAGTCGACGGCGCTGCGCATGCTCGCGGGCCTCGAGCCGATCGACGCGGGCAGCCTGCGCATCGACGGGCGGGACGTGGTGGACGTGGCGTCGAAGGACCGGGACATCGCGATGGTGTTCCAGAGCTACGCGCTCTACCCGTCCAAGACGGTCCGCGACAACATGGCCTTCCCGCTGAAGATGCGCGGGATGGACAAGGACGAGCAGGCGAAGCGGGTGAACGACGCGGCCGAGATCCTCGGGCTCACCGAGTACCTCGACCGCAAGCCCAAGGCGCTCTCCGGCGGGCAGCGGCAGCGCGTGGCCATGGGCCGCGCGATCGTCCGTGAGCCGCAGGTGTTCCTCATGGACGAGCCGCTGTCCAACCTCGACGCGAAGATGCGCGTGCAGACCCGCGCGCAGATCGCCGGGCTGCAGAACCGGCTCGACGTCACCACCGTCTACGTCACCCACGACCAGGTCGAGGCGATGACGATGGGCGACCGGGTCGCGGTGCTGCGCGACGGGAAGCTGCAGCAGTACGCCACGCCGTCCGAGCTCTACGACCGTCCGGTCAACGCGTTCGTCGCCGGTTTCATCGGCTCGCCGGCGATGAACCTGCTCGACCTGCGGCGCGCCGGCAACGGGGTGACGCTCGGCGGCGTCGAGGTCCCCCTGACCCGCGAGGTGCGGGACGCCGCGGGCGACGGGTCGAGCGTGACGGTCGGCGTGCGCCCGGAGGACCTGGCGCTCACCGACGGCGACGGCGTCAAGGCGGTCATCGACGTCGTCGAGGAGCTCGGCAGCGAGTCCTACCTCTACGCCCACCTCGCCGAGGACGAGTCGACGACGCTGGTGGTGCGGGGTCCGGGCCGGACGAAGGTCCGCTACGGCGAGACGATCGCGGTGCGGATCGACCCGGACGCCGTGCACGCCTTCGACGCGTCCTCGGGAGAGCGGCTCGCCTCCTGA
- a CDS encoding mannitol dehydrogenase family protein: MSADAVALNRASLPELSVPVPEYDRDGLAIGIVHIGVGGFHRAHQAMYLDRLFAAGRDHDWALCGVGVLDADRAMGAVMERQDDLYTLVLKHADGSREPRVIGSMVDYLVAPDDPDAVLERMTDPATRIVSLTVTEGGYHVNTATGEFDGSEESVAHDIAREAGTVPRSAFGFLVEALRRRRDDGTGPFTVMSCDNIAGNGDVAHRMITAFARERDGRTSDDLADWIEREVPFPNSMVDRITPRTTDEDRRELADRSGVDDGWPVVCETFTQWVLEDRFAAGRPAFEEAGVQVVDDVEPYELMKLRLLNASHQAIAYLGYLAGFRYAHEVCADEEFVRFVRGYMDAEATPTLLPVPGVDLDDYKATLIERFANPEIRDTLARLAAESSDRIPPWLVPVIRRNLAQDGEIERSALIVAAWARYAEGVDEAGEPIEVVDTGRAEERTAAARRYPDEPLAFLRDTSLFGDLADDERFTAAYRRHLDRLHSDGARAALRAVLDGA; encoded by the coding sequence ATGAGCGCCGACGCTGTGGCCCTGAACCGCGCCTCGTTGCCGGAGCTCTCGGTCCCGGTGCCGGAGTACGACCGGGACGGCCTCGCGATCGGGATCGTCCACATCGGCGTCGGCGGGTTCCACCGCGCGCACCAGGCGATGTACCTGGACCGGCTGTTCGCGGCGGGGCGCGACCACGACTGGGCGCTCTGCGGGGTCGGCGTGCTCGACGCCGACCGCGCGATGGGCGCCGTGATGGAACGCCAGGACGACCTCTACACGCTCGTGCTCAAGCACGCCGACGGCTCGCGCGAGCCGCGCGTCATCGGGTCGATGGTCGACTACCTGGTGGCCCCCGACGACCCGGACGCGGTCCTCGAGCGCATGACCGACCCGGCCACCCGCATCGTGAGCCTGACCGTCACCGAGGGCGGCTACCACGTCAACACCGCCACCGGGGAGTTCGACGGCTCCGAGGAGAGCGTCGCCCACGACATCGCCCGCGAGGCCGGCACGGTGCCCCGCTCGGCCTTCGGGTTCCTCGTCGAGGCCCTGCGCCGGCGCCGCGACGACGGGACCGGCCCCTTCACGGTGATGAGCTGCGACAACATCGCGGGGAACGGCGACGTCGCGCACCGGATGATCACCGCGTTCGCCCGGGAGCGGGACGGCCGGACCTCCGACGACCTCGCGGACTGGATCGAGCGTGAGGTCCCCTTCCCCAACTCGATGGTCGACCGGATCACCCCGCGCACCACCGACGAGGACCGCCGGGAACTCGCCGACCGCTCCGGCGTCGACGACGGCTGGCCGGTGGTCTGCGAGACCTTCACGCAGTGGGTGCTCGAGGACCGCTTCGCCGCCGGGCGCCCGGCGTTCGAGGAGGCGGGCGTGCAGGTGGTCGACGACGTCGAGCCGTACGAACTGATGAAGCTCCGCCTGCTCAACGCCTCGCACCAGGCGATCGCCTACCTCGGGTACCTCGCGGGCTTCCGCTACGCGCACGAGGTCTGCGCCGACGAGGAGTTCGTGCGCTTCGTGCGCGGCTACATGGACGCCGAGGCCACGCCCACCCTGCTGCCGGTGCCGGGCGTCGACCTCGACGACTACAAGGCCACGCTGATCGAGCGGTTCGCCAACCCGGAGATCCGGGACACCCTCGCCCGGCTCGCGGCGGAGTCGAGCGACCGCATCCCGCCGTGGCTGGTCCCCGTGATCCGCCGCAACCTCGCGCAGGACGGCGAGATCGAGCGCTCCGCGCTGATCGTCGCGGCGTGGGCCCGGTACGCCGAGGGCGTCGACGAGGCCGGTGAGCCGATCGAGGTCGTCGACACCGGCCGCGCCGAGGAGCGGACCGCGGCCGCCCGGCGCTACCCGGACGAACCGTTGGCCTTCCTCCGGGACACCTCGCTGTTCGGCGACCTCGCCGACGACGAGCGCTTCACCGCCGCCTACCGGCGCCACCTCGACCGGCTCCACTCCGACGGAGCCCGCGCCGCCCTGCGCGCGGTGCTCGACGGGGCCTGA
- a CDS encoding SDR family oxidoreductase, which produces MRSMLVTGGSRGIGAATARRAAAAGWAVCLTYRSDQNAASAVVAAIEREGGRAAAVRADVAVEADVVAAVEAATTLGRLGAVVANAAIVGEKSRVDELTVERVERMLTTNVTGTIVTCREAVRRMSTAHGHDGGSIVLVGSAASRLGSPGEYVDYAASKAAVDTLGLGLAKEVAGEGIRVNVVRPGIIDTALHASGGQPDRVERLGPAVPLGRAGTADEIAAAVVWLASDEASYATGSVLDVAGGR; this is translated from the coding sequence ATGCGCAGCATGCTCGTGACCGGAGGCAGCCGTGGGATCGGCGCGGCGACCGCGCGGCGGGCGGCCGCCGCCGGATGGGCGGTGTGCCTGACCTACCGCTCCGACCAGAACGCCGCGTCGGCGGTCGTCGCCGCGATCGAGCGCGAGGGCGGGCGCGCGGCGGCCGTGCGGGCGGACGTCGCGGTGGAGGCCGACGTCGTCGCGGCCGTGGAGGCGGCGACGACCCTCGGGCGGCTCGGTGCCGTCGTCGCGAACGCCGCGATCGTGGGCGAGAAGTCCCGGGTGGACGAGCTCACCGTGGAGCGCGTCGAGCGGATGCTCACGACGAACGTGACGGGGACGATCGTCACCTGCCGCGAGGCCGTCCGGCGGATGTCCACCGCCCACGGTCACGACGGCGGGTCGATCGTGCTGGTCGGCTCGGCGGCGTCGCGGCTGGGCTCGCCCGGCGAGTACGTCGACTACGCCGCGTCGAAGGCGGCGGTCGACACCCTCGGGCTCGGCCTCGCCAAGGAGGTCGCGGGCGAGGGGATCCGGGTCAACGTCGTGCGGCCCGGCATCATCGACACCGCCCTTCACGCCTCCGGCGGCCAGCCCGACCGGGTCGAACGCCTCGGACCGGCCGTGCCCCTCGGACGGGCGGGCACGGCCGACGAGATCGCGGCGGCCGTCGTGTGGTTGGCCTCCGACGAGGCGTCCTACGCCACCGGCAGCGTCCTCGACGTCGCCGGTGGCCGGTAG
- a CDS encoding LysR substrate-binding domain-containing protein encodes MYDLLDLRLFVAVLDEGSITAGADRLPLSLPSASARIRALEARAGVTLLARGRRGVRPTPAGVAFGRRAREALDALGRLDTAVAPYVAPAARRLTLVAGSSAMERLVPRALVAFLSTHAEVDVALLERSTADGLRLLADGEVDLGIVIADPRDGPPAPGDRLVDDSLVVIGAAGGVLAGTDRVGFAEVAEHPMVGLAVDAPLQATLEANVGDRAPLARLRGRAARLGTVVDLVAAGVGLAVVPRHVVDPGRGLEVSELAEPWAHRTLVLRRGTRARPGVEEFAAALRAAAGHDAASVGAEG; translated from the coding sequence GTGTACGACCTGCTCGACCTGCGTCTGTTCGTCGCCGTGCTCGACGAGGGGTCGATCACGGCCGGCGCCGACCGACTGCCGCTGAGCCTGCCGTCGGCCAGCGCCCGCATCCGAGCCCTGGAGGCGCGGGCGGGCGTGACCCTCCTCGCGCGGGGCCGCCGCGGGGTCCGGCCGACCCCGGCCGGCGTCGCGTTCGGCCGGCGGGCGCGGGAGGCGCTCGACGCGCTCGGACGGCTCGACACGGCGGTGGCCCCCTACGTCGCCCCGGCCGCGCGGCGGCTGACCCTCGTGGCCGGGAGCTCGGCGATGGAACGCCTCGTGCCGCGGGCCCTCGTCGCCTTCCTGTCCACCCATGCGGAGGTCGACGTCGCGCTGCTCGAGCGCAGCACCGCGGACGGCCTGCGCCTGCTCGCCGACGGGGAGGTCGACCTGGGCATCGTCATCGCCGACCCGCGGGACGGTCCGCCCGCGCCCGGGGACCGCCTCGTCGACGACTCGCTCGTGGTCATCGGAGCCGCCGGGGGAGTCCTCGCCGGGACCGACCGGGTGGGCTTCGCCGAGGTCGCCGAGCACCCGATGGTCGGCCTCGCCGTGGACGCGCCGCTGCAGGCGACCCTGGAGGCCAACGTCGGGGACCGTGCTCCGCTCGCCCGGCTCCGCGGCCGGGCCGCCCGGCTGGGCACCGTGGTCGACCTCGTCGCGGCGGGCGTCGGCCTGGCCGTGGTGCCCCGCCACGTCGTCGACCCCGGGCGGGGCCTGGAGGTCAGTGAGCTCGCCGAGCCGTGGGCGCACCGCACCCTGGTCCTGCGCCGCGGCACCCGTGCCCGCCCCGGGGTGGAGGAGTTCGCCGCCGCCCTGCGCGCCGCCGCTGGGCACGACGCTGCCTCTGTCGGAGCCGAAGGCTGA
- a CDS encoding bile acid:sodium symporter family protein yields the protein MRRFLTANAFVLSLLVTVGIATLLPARGGFATVVDHSTTVAIALLFFLYGTRLSPREAWEGLRHWRLHVTVVVATFVVFPLLGLLIGLTDLPTPELAAGVAFLCCLPSTVQSSIAFTSVARGNVAAAICAASFSNLLGIVASPLLVALVLGGQGGISGQAVLDVALQLLAPFLAGQLLRPLIGRFLARHRRVLGLVDRGSILLVVYSAFGEGVVEGVWQRTSVVSLLALVGLEVVLLAVVLVATWHAGRLFSLPREDRITIMMCGSKKSLASGLPMAGVLFAGPVVGLIVLPLMLYHQLQLMVCAALAQRLGRDVDDAAPVSTPVEVRR from the coding sequence ATGCGGCGGTTCCTCACGGCCAACGCGTTCGTGCTCTCCCTCCTGGTGACGGTGGGGATCGCGACCCTCCTGCCGGCCCGGGGCGGGTTCGCCACCGTGGTCGACCACTCGACGACCGTCGCGATCGCGTTGCTGTTCTTCCTCTACGGCACCCGGCTCTCTCCGCGCGAGGCGTGGGAGGGGCTGCGGCACTGGCGGCTGCACGTGACCGTGGTGGTCGCGACATTCGTGGTCTTCCCGCTGCTGGGCCTGCTCATCGGCCTCACCGACCTCCCGACCCCCGAGCTCGCCGCCGGCGTCGCGTTCCTCTGCTGCCTGCCGTCCACCGTGCAGAGCTCGATCGCGTTCACCTCGGTCGCCCGGGGCAACGTCGCCGCCGCGATCTGTGCCGCGTCGTTCTCGAACCTGCTCGGGATCGTCGCCTCGCCGCTGCTCGTCGCGCTGGTCCTCGGCGGGCAGGGCGGGATCTCCGGGCAGGCCGTGCTCGACGTGGCCCTGCAGCTGCTGGCGCCGTTCCTGGCCGGCCAGCTCCTCCGGCCGCTCATCGGGCGGTTCCTGGCCCGCCACCGCCGGGTGCTGGGCCTCGTCGACCGCGGCTCGATCCTGCTCGTCGTCTACTCGGCCTTCGGCGAGGGAGTGGTCGAGGGCGTGTGGCAGCGGACGTCCGTGGTCTCGCTGCTGGCCCTGGTCGGCCTCGAGGTGGTGCTGCTCGCGGTCGTGCTGGTCGCGACCTGGCACGCGGGCCGCCTGTTCTCCCTGCCCCGCGAGGACCGCATCACGATCATGATGTGCGGGTCGAAGAAGTCGCTCGCCTCGGGCCTGCCGATGGCGGGCGTGCTGTTCGCCGGACCCGTCGTCGGGCTGATCGTGCTGCCGCTGATGCTCTACCACCAGCTGCAGCTGATGGTCTGTGCGGCGCTCGCCCAGCGGCTGGGGCGGGACGTCGACGATGCTGCTCCGGTGAGCACCCCCGTGGAGGTCCGCCGATGA
- a CDS encoding acyl-CoA dehydrogenase family protein, with product MTSFVPEIRMPEGAAELRTQVRTFLGEERARGTVLDRPDSWFAGWDRGFSRRLAEQGWVGMTLPAAYGGGGRSPLERYVVIEELLAAGAPVGAHWVSDRQAGPSILANGTDEQRERYLRAITRGECFFSIGMSEEGAGSDLAAVATRAEPGDDGVVRLTGVKMWTGGSHVNDAAIVLARSDPDAGSKHAGLSQYVVDLHAPEVRAEPIHLLTGEHRFNATHLDGVPGDPLGPEGSGWAQVTGELAQERSGPERFLSTFPLLTALLRHGLPDAGAGRVGLLVARLASLRRLSLGVASALERGESPDVAAALVKDLGTRYEGTVVEEVRALSPVVADPSAPVGSLAEVLALGIGHLPAYTLRGGTNEILRGIITKGLATSPDPEEGARALDADTPVAEQVEAARALGAGVAEGPTVEDLVARRVLTAADLPVPDGLLTVAFDDRVVVRDAGESHVVLDGELTRVPWGRSAPTVLVTRGAHGPLAVLLEVTEPVVGKGENLAGEPRDSLTLHEVTVAASPLDPEAALGAWHRLALLRAALIAGAARRASELAIEHVRTREQFGKPLASFQAVKQSVAELVEEVALVEAAVAVGAERGGEFGVAVAKAQASASVAEITRIAHQLHGAIGFTERSALRFATTRLWSWRDEDGDERAWAGRLGALAVGTDDLWGLVTG from the coding sequence ATGACGTCGTTCGTCCCCGAGATCCGGATGCCCGAGGGGGCGGCGGAGCTCCGCACACAGGTCCGCACCTTCCTCGGCGAGGAGCGGGCACGCGGCACGGTGCTCGACCGGCCCGACTCCTGGTTCGCCGGCTGGGACCGCGGGTTCAGCCGACGGCTGGCGGAGCAGGGGTGGGTCGGGATGACCCTGCCGGCCGCGTACGGGGGCGGGGGCCGCTCGCCCCTGGAGCGCTACGTCGTCATCGAGGAACTGCTCGCCGCGGGCGCCCCGGTCGGCGCGCACTGGGTCTCCGACCGGCAGGCCGGGCCCTCGATCCTCGCGAACGGCACCGACGAGCAGCGCGAGCGCTACCTGCGGGCGATCACCCGCGGCGAGTGCTTCTTCTCGATCGGCATGAGCGAGGAGGGCGCCGGCTCGGACCTGGCCGCCGTCGCGACCCGCGCCGAGCCCGGCGACGACGGCGTCGTCCGGCTCACCGGCGTCAAGATGTGGACCGGTGGGTCGCACGTCAACGACGCCGCGATCGTCCTCGCCCGCTCCGATCCCGACGCCGGGTCCAAGCACGCCGGGCTCTCCCAGTACGTCGTCGACCTCCACGCCCCCGAGGTCCGCGCCGAGCCGATCCACCTGCTCACCGGCGAGCACCGCTTCAACGCCACGCACCTCGACGGGGTCCCGGGCGACCCGCTCGGGCCCGAGGGATCGGGCTGGGCGCAGGTCACCGGCGAGCTCGCGCAGGAGCGCAGCGGCCCGGAGCGGTTCCTCTCGACGTTCCCGCTGCTCACGGCCCTGCTGCGCCACGGTCTTCCCGACGCCGGGGCGGGGCGGGTCGGGCTGCTCGTCGCGCGGCTCGCGTCGCTGCGCCGCCTGTCGCTCGGTGTCGCGAGCGCCCTGGAGCGGGGGGAGTCCCCGGACGTCGCGGCCGCCCTGGTGAAGGACCTCGGCACCCGGTACGAGGGCACGGTCGTGGAGGAGGTGCGGGCACTGTCCCCGGTCGTCGCCGACCCGTCCGCTCCGGTGGGGTCGCTGGCCGAGGTGCTGGCCCTGGGGATCGGCCACCTGCCCGCCTACACGCTGCGCGGCGGCACCAACGAGATCCTGCGCGGCATCATCACCAAGGGCCTCGCCACGTCGCCGGACCCGGAGGAGGGCGCGCGCGCCCTGGACGCCGACACGCCCGTGGCCGAGCAGGTCGAGGCCGCCCGCGCGCTCGGCGCCGGGGTCGCCGAGGGGCCGACCGTGGAGGACCTCGTCGCCCGTCGGGTGCTCACCGCGGCCGATCTGCCTGTGCCGGACGGCCTGCTGACCGTGGCGTTCGACGACCGCGTCGTGGTCCGCGACGCCGGGGAGAGCCACGTGGTGCTCGACGGCGAGCTCACCCGCGTGCCGTGGGGCCGCTCGGCGCCGACGGTGCTGGTCACGCGCGGCGCGCACGGCCCGCTCGCGGTGCTGCTCGAGGTGACCGAGCCCGTCGTCGGGAAGGGCGAGAACCTGGCGGGGGAGCCGCGGGACTCGTTGACGCTGCACGAGGTGACCGTGGCGGCGTCGCCGCTCGACCCGGAGGCGGCGCTGGGCGCCTGGCACCGGCTGGCGCTGCTGCGGGCGGCGCTGATCGCGGGCGCGGCACGGCGGGCGAGCGAGCTGGCCATCGAGCACGTCCGTACGCGCGAGCAGTTCGGGAAGCCGCTGGCCTCGTTCCAGGCGGTGAAGCAGTCGGTGGCCGAGCTGGTGGAGGAGGTCGCGCTCGTCGAGGCGGCCGTCGCGGTGGGGGCCGAGCGCGGCGGGGAGTTCGGGGTGGCCGTCGCGAAGGCGCAGGCCTCGGCGTCGGTCGCGGAGATCACCCGGATCGCCCACCAGCTGCACGGGGCGATCGGGTTCACCGAGCGCAGTGCGTTGCGGTTCGCGACGACGCGGCTGTGGTCGTGGCGGGACGAGGACGGCGACGAGCGCGCCTGGGCCGGTCGGCTGGGCGCGCTCGCCGTCGGGACGGACGACCTCTGGGGGCTGGTGACCGGCTGA